CCCATTCCAATCATTTCATCTCGCTTTTAAGTGCAAGAGAAATGTGTAAGAAAGTGCAACAGACTTCGAAtccgagcgcgcgcgcgcacgtgacTCTTCCTGTCACCACCACCAGCACCATCACCATCATCTcaaccaccaccaccatcgtCGCAGCATCCCTCCACGAGCCACCGCCGCGGCTTCAAAACCTGTCGGTCTGCATTCCAGTGCCGCCGCCGGTGAAGCCGCCAAGTCGGCCGCAGAGCGGCCTCGTCGTCAAGAGCGTCGTCCGTTCCTCGTTGTTTCTGTCGCGTCGTTCGGGAGCGGAGCGGCCGGCATTGCTCGGCATCGGCAACGCGTCGTGTCGTGCTCTCAGCGCGTttgaaggagaaaaaaaaaagggggcaAACGAACGTCGAACATGAAGTATAAGAACGCGAAAAGCGAGAGACGATAgatagaagaagaagaagcgagAGGAGACCCCGTGTGGTGACCGATCACAAAGAAACGCGTACGGCGTAGAGCCGGGCCGCATCGCCCGGGAtcgaccttttttttttttcttttttcgtctCATTTCCCTCGCCTCGAGAAGAGCGCAACGCAACGTGCGACTTCTTGTGTTGTGCCCATTCCGAATTTTACGTTCGCGGAGGAACTACGACACGACGCGGTCCCTCTTCTTCTCGGCGTCGACTCGGCGTGCTTGGCTCGGatcgagaggaaaaaaaagggtaagcgaaaaaaggaaaaaaatgcgTCTCGACCTGAGCGAGCGTGATCTCGGATCGTTATTTTATGTCCGATCCCGAGTCCAATGCACTCTTAATTctcttcacttttttttttattttttttttattttttgctatttccCGCCGTTCGAAATCCTCGCGTGAATGTCGTCCGATTATATCGGGACGTTCGGAGAAACGGTACTCGATCATGATTCATATAAGAACTTGATCGATTGAATTATTGATCTTGattatattcgaaaattaGATCATGATTTGAGATTCTAGTCTTTTTAATTGAGCATTGTTTTACATTCTCtgcatttaaaatagttatctTCATCTATCtgtttttttcgtttaaaatgttatagtatgtacaagagagaaagagagagagagggagagaaagagaaaagaaaggagaTTAGGAGAAGCACAATTAAAATAGACagaattagattattttaataaatgaatgtgATCTCTTGTATATCTCTCAGATTCTTCCTTTGgatctctttttcttagagatataaaatacatatataacatatataaaacgagaaagaatagtttaattataatttgtcatttaaatttaattaaaattaagtttaattaaaatttcagtttaattaaagtctgaaattaatcaaaataaactcATAAAGcctcttataaatatatcatcaaaGGCAATCAAAAGCCACCTAATTTGTGCGCATATgtcttattataatcaaattacaaTGATGTTTTAACTAAAATGATAGATAATACAATCACAAAAAGCTGAATTtagtgatttaattaaaattctacgttgagatttttcttttttaaatctatcatAATAGcttgtcttttatatattctcgaaatttataataaaatttatatatattttcacgctTTGGGAGAGTGAAGGAAGAAGGAAAgggaggaggaaaaaaaacagGTGCAAAAGAAACGCAGGTAGAGGAAGTGCGTGAAGGAAAAGATCCGACGAAACAAGTGTATTCGGACGTTGTAAGGCGAAAGGGGAATCAAGATATGCCAGAGGAGTGCAGGAAGAGTAAAAAGAAGACCTCTCATTCGTTATCGTCGCTTCACCAGCGTCCGCTCCTCGTAATCCCCGGCGttccttttttaaatctcaCCTGTACGCGATCCAGATCTCCTGTCCTCACAGAGTGTGCTGTCGCATCGCCTTCATCGCTGATCCTTCAAATgcaaattgtgaaattatcaTTCTATGGCATAGaagctaataataaattcgaactgacgaatttttttttttcatgcgtACGCCAAGCGAGAAGTGCAATTCCATCCTCTGTTATCATTCTCGAGATAAAAGTGCGTAGTAAAATCAACATGTAACACTTTCAATTAtctgatataaagaaaaatatttcgggTATTGAAAATTGCATAAGGCAGTTTATTCTCTGGAAAATAAGCcaagttaaaatttaagtggctttgtgttttttatttatatgagtgaaaaacattagaaaacgcgtgcaataaaaaaaaacttattttaagaaatggcattaaagaaatctttaaaatattttctttttatctaaaattatggacaaaaatatgtgaaagatcaggtaatttttttacaagatttgagtaGACATCCTGAGagataattcatttaaatcgACACAGATGAGCTCTTCCAGCTTACTTACAAATCTTAGGAGATACAAAAttgatagataatttttacgtCCTTGCTTAATGGCATTGTaatcaaaatgcaattttttcatttattttttaaattttcttcctcATTTTCAGAATCCCTTACTCGTTAACGAACTGGAGAATTCGTCCTTTTGTTCTCGTCGCAATCACACGATCCTCGATCTCATAAATGCATCACGAGAAAGACGATCCTTCGCTGGAATACTAATGACACACTGATAGTCATTTATGGTACGGCTACGCATTCCGCGTAGAACGGGAAGGAGTCTGTATTGTTGGATgcattgaaacatttttggcGGAAGAGTTCTTTTTTTCGTTACgaagatttttaaaagtttttcttcTCGTGAGATAAGTGCTGGCGAGCGCACAGCTCcactttctccttctctcctttcctctatattttttatagtataatagtagtataatatttgcaatacaaTTACAGTATAATaacatcaaattaaatattcaagacAGTCTGttcatatattgattaaagatctaagtaaaaatttgtatattaattctaatatttctctaaagtattatgtaaagtaatttgcattatttagtATTTGAAGATTACGTATCGGAGATTAATgtaaactattaaattattgttaattgttattgtgataatttgaataattgatttctatcacattctatatttaaaatctttatttctaatcgcgtaaatcaaaattttacagcGATTTTATCAGACACGCCTATGTAACGCTGACGACGATTGAATCTTTAATACGAAAGCGCACATCGGGCAGATTAGGCTTCATTGCGGTGCTACGGATAACGCGTGTAAGCGCATTGgtcgcgcacgcacgcacgcacgcacgcacgcatgcatgcATCAGATCGCATTCGTGCGTGCCCCAAGAGGGGACAACCACTGCTTTGGAATTCggcttctttatttttatgagaagTAATATCGGAGAGCCAGCCTCTCCTCGGAGCCCTTCTCACCTGTTACATACCACCGCCATTATGCCACCATTTAAACAGTAGTTAAGGAGTCTTCTCGTATGCATAAAACGCGCGACCAACTGCCACGCGCTAGTCGATAGTCTACGCTgtgtacatttaaaatatccgCTCTTCTCTCATTActgcctttttctttctcgctctttctctcttttttgctttcttaTAGAGGAAGCTTtcttttcgagaaatttttttttcaattttctatgcCAATGAGttcatgttttaatttaaaacgtcaaaaaatcactttttttttaaatgtccgtatatatatgtatatataatcgaaaattCAAACGTCTATAACTCAAGAACTGCTTGAGTTACAGCGCTGCAATTTGGTACATAAGTAAAAAAGTGCAACATTttcatttactatttttataaaaatttatagtggTTCGGATTTTAAGacagtttcaatttttcaaaaaatgccTGTGCACTCTAACTTCCGCTTCTAAATTTCGAGATATTaggctaaattttttaacatgaatagagtatcattaaatgatattgaatttgatataAGAATTGGGGGATGaaagggtttattttttattttgaaattttaattttaaaacatgctCTCTAAATTTTCTGTAACGGTAgccgtatataaaaataaaaaagcgtgtaaattagaaacttacatattttgcttctttatctttttattccaCTCAAAAAGCTTCGTCTACGAGGAagccaaaattgaaaaacccATTTGCTCTGAGGAAGAGCTTTGtaagtgaaataaaatgataaggaAACAATGTATTTCGAATCTGCatgatttttctcttctttttctaattgatttatttgagatataaattcAGGATTGCAGGCTCGCTTTTACTTAAAATTCTTGTTATCTtgctttctaatatttttcttcttcattctCATTTATCGGACTCCTCTTACTTATCTAGATACACAGGCAAGCAGCGTGTAAGAAATGTACAATTTTAGAATGTTGAAATTGTCATTGTAACGCAAGAaagttgaatatttaaaattccacTCGCATatcacaacacacacacacacacatatatttattatatcttcagCTATAGATCGGACCTGAAAAACTctgtaaatgttataattaatatgttaataattccttttttttcaatcgatACATTTAAAAGTTTGCGGATGGATATTTAATTGGTATAAAATCGGCAAAAATTAGTATTTGAGGCttgtaaattaatgtaaattgaaaGCAGGAGatctattaacatattaaacacttattatattgtaataatattaatgtgtaaagttttttttatatgttaacattaaatattcattgataaattaattttaatcgcatTTCGGAGAATAtttggaataatatattaatcattttatgtaaCTTGCCGGGAACACGAGACGCGTTCTCGTTTTTCCAGGCTTTCCTGCTCTTGGGGAAAATATCGATAGTTTCACGCGTATTAAAACGACACGTGGGTGTGTGTGTACGATCAGTGTATGAATGGATATACATATGCCTACGGACCCCGTAGCATTGGCTCAACGaggaagaattattattattatcgtcgcTGTTTGCGGACGCGCGAGTATATGGTTTTCTGATGGTCGCACGAGAGCGCAGATATCACGTGGGTGTAAAACGGTTCGCGCAATGAACGCAGCTTTCGACGCCGTATATGGATATTTTCTAGATGGCCACACGTCATCCAACAACTCACTTTTCTTGCTTCTATCCTTTGTAAAGAAACTTATACttgatcatttattatttgtttttgttattatcgTAAAGTTTGCTCTTTTAACTCCGTATTTAAActtattctcttctttctaTCTTCTCTTTCTAGAGTTTGCTAAATATGTATAGTagcttttttaatatgaatataaaaatatgaaaggattaatttcataatttttttacttgtataatttttgaatatgtatacagggtgtaacaaaattaaaccTACAAATTttgaagggaaagagaaattttcaaaataaaacattttttattaatactatttttctcTCCAAAGTTTAGTTTTAATACTACCTGGTTTGAAATAGATGTTTGTGACTTAAACAATAAACAAACATACAAgtggaaaaatcaaattttaatcttgaataaaaaataataattattattatttattattattattatttattattaataataattaataataattagttaatattctatattgatAAACATAAATCACATGCAACTTTTCAAGACACTAAAGATTTTTACTCTGTTGAGAGTTTGAACATGATATAAGACCAAAACAAAGcatcgcaaaaatattaataaaaaatatttattttcaaatttttctttcaaagtttgtttgctcaatttttttacattctatatattttttacactatatatacaatcatattgtgtataatgtgtataaaaagtttataagaaGCGTacaatcatattttcataGATATAATCTCTGTTTTCAGCTTTTGACTAACATATCATAAATGTACATGAAATTAGTAATTACTATGACTGATGAATGATCATTGTGTCATTCTGTCGCCTTaatctttaagaaaaatgcCATGTTCTATTTTCATATGAACTCGATGTTCTAAACTTAAACGGTATGCTTGCTCGGTATTAATTTTAGTGGCTCTTCGCCGGCACTCTGCGAGCCGGCGAGTATTTGCTTTCCCGCAAACGAGACCGGAAAAACAACTATACCAATACCACGCAACATGCTTCATTAACGTAAGCTCCTTTCGCATTGCAGAATGTGTCAAGATGACATCTATCTTCCCTTTATGTGGCATCATCGTTATCCTACTTTACGGTCCGATCGGATCTGTATGCGGTGAGTTCCTCCATTACTTTAGTAATGctgtttattattacaaatatttaaaaattaaaaatgaatattaatataagtgcTGATtcggtatatatttatagggGAGAGACAGGAATTGGGTATGTCCTTTACCCGACACCCGCAGCCTCTGGCCGCTCCGTTAAATGACGACGTAAATTTTGAGTGCAGCCTCAATCTTGCCGCGGAACGTTTCGCGTGGCATCACAGGCCCCTGAATTCGAACAAATGGATACCGCTGTCCCATCCCACGAACAGCAGCGGCAAAACATCGCGACACGTTGTCAATTTTGACAATGAATCGAAGACCGGAGACTATCGTTGTATCGCGTTCTTTGGTAAATTTTTGCGAAAGTTCCATCCAACGCTGcttatatttgacaaatatttctcatttcttgTGTCTTTTTATCGAATAAGAACTATGCAtgtgataaataatagaaaaataagatatcaaaattaaaataaaatagtccatctctaaaatgattttaaaaaatatattttctttttttttgtttgcagGTACGAGCGGTTTAGCGTCAGATCCAGCGAAATTGACACTCGCGACGATACAGacattttctgataaaaacgACATCTTTCTCCAAGTGGCGGAAGGTAACACCATACCCATCACGTGTCCCGTACCGTATTCCGAACCGGAAGCTATAGTGCAGTTTTACAAGAATAACGAGATCGTCGTGAATGCAAATATGGTGAATAGCAAGACAATGGTCATCGATAATGTTGGATTTTCGAACAGCGGATCGTATCACTGCACTGTGAGCAATTACATAACGCAGCAGACATTTACGAGTAACTATAAAACATTTGTGACAGTTCACACAAACACAACTTTTCAAGCTCCATATTTTATCAAGCAACCGCAGACGGAATATATAGTTCCGCGCGGCAAAAACATTACGTTGGAGTGTTTCGCCGCCGGTTACCCGGTGCCGCGCATCACCTGGAGTCGTCTGGGCAGCTCTCTACCGCTGAAATCGATACAGTCGTTCAGCGGTCTGACGATAGTTCACGTGCAGCCGTCTGATCGCGGGGAATACGACTGCGGGTGGAGTAACGAGATCCGGCAGATCAAATCTGTGATCATCTTGAGGGTCGTAGAGCCACCGAAGGTCACGAGACAACCGAAAGCGTTCACGTTCTCCGAGGGCGGTGAATTGGAGCTCTCGTGTAGCGTGACCGGCGAGCCGGAGCCGAGCATTGAGTGGCTGATCAACGGGAAATCCTTGGTATCTAACAAGAATCAAGAGATTAGAGGCTCCACTCTTCTCATATCCGAAGTTGAGAAGAAGCACGCCGGCATTGTTCAGTGCGTCGCCAGCAATGAATACGGATCACATTcgggatataatttattgcaagtCAATCCGAAGCAGCATGTCCTCGGTGGCACGACTGAATCGAGACCGGACTACGGGACTATGTCGAGGCACAAACATACCAGGGGCGGTGGTAGGCGCAGAaataaagaaggaaagaagaagGGCACAGGTTATTTACTTTGTGTTATCGTCGTTCCATACGTTTTCTTATCATTATCAAACGTCTGATTGAGATATCGCGGATTAAATCTCTCGAGTTTCCTTGAAACatggaaattttgaaatttaaaaattggcgatttttgtatataatatataaaaaaatatattgcacgcAATTGgaatataatggattaaatatatacttcatttatttttccttttatttacaGTAATTTTGATACCCCCGAATCAGCCCAATGTCACAAGATTATCCGACGTTTCTGTCATGGTAAGATGGTCGGTGCCGGAAAACAACGGTTTACCCATACAATTCTTCAAAGTACAATATCGAGAACTCGGCCCGAAGATGAACGGCAAACAGACCAAGTGGATGACGGCCAATTCCGAAATACCGAATCACGTGCGATCCTTTGAAGTGACCGACTTGCAGCCCGACCATACTTATCGATTTAGAATCGCCGCGGTGTACTCGAATAACGATAACAAATTGAGCACGAATTCCGTGCGTTTTCATCTTAATAGGGACACTGGCATTGAGAGCAATAGAATGCCGATACCTTTATTGACTAATACCGAAGCGCTTGGACCGCATCAAGTATTGTTGGTTTGGCAAAATCCCGACAAATCGGCTAAAATTGACGGATTCTACATATATCATCGGGCTTCTACTACAGCCGGCGAATATCTTAAAACCACCGTTGAGGGAAAAGATGCCTACAACATGACCATCTCTCACTTACAATCTGAAACTGTCTACGAATTCAAGATCCAGAGTTTTTCCGTGGATGCGGCGTCGGAATTTTCCCATATATTACGGCAGAAAACTGGAAAAAGCATCGAGGAACATCCGGTTCAGCAAGTGATAgctgaaaataaattgagacCGAGCGAAAGCAACAAGAATGTCAGTATTCAGATTATAATCGGTGGAGTATTTGGAGGGGCTGTCATTTTAGTTGCTCTCGCCTTTGTAGCGggatgtttatataaaagagcaAAGTATAAACAAAATCAGGAATCGCAAAGTGAAGGTATGTGATTTAACAGATGAGAATAATTCTCacaattcttataataatctaaattaaataacttttctttAATGAAACAGGTAAATCGATAACAAATGGACGAGTAATGAATGGTGGAGTTACAGATTCCAAAATTAACATTACGTCTAATCCTCTTGCCGGTCTTGATGCATCCGAAGATATTATCCAGCCTAAGGTCAGTATTTGTAAGTAACGACATCTGTGCACTTTTGTTTCATCGGAAGAAAGTAATGGAACTGGGTTCGTTCATTCAGTATTTGAttagagcaaaaataaaatgtattaaattttgttctttatatttgatttttccaaAAACAATTGCTCATCTTGATCCAGTCGTTTACTTTCCTTCTGGGAGTCGGCACGATTTTAGATGAGCGCAGAAAACATGTTGATCAAGATCACGTAAAAAGattctgttaataatttaaattatgagttaacttggtttttttttttaattgtagacattttttaatagaacttCTATTATAGAATCttgattatttatgtatagaaCTTGACATTGATTTTCCTGCGCCCGTCTAATCTTGCAGTAAATCCGTCGTCATTGAATTGCCGACAATACATAAGGAGACTAGTCTCTCTTCTAGTTTTAGCATTGGTCGCGCGCTGCTCTTTAATTCTACTGATTCTACTCGCTCTCTGCACTCTCTCTGGAGCcgcttttcttttgtttttccgAACGCGACACACGCACGTTACCCCTTACACGCTCTAGATCTGAAAAGAAGCGAACGAACATACGCATGTTTCTAAATCCAGAGCGGGCAACAGTCGTCGATGGAAATGACATCGTTTCTAAACGGCCAAAACAACAATGGCAGCAACAATGGACATAACAACGGCGACGCAGCTGGATCTGACGTAAACGTCACGTCGCATAGCGAGCCAACGTCTCTGCGCCAAGGGTCACTGCCTATCGAACAACGTTTGTGAGAATGATATCGCAGCTATGTCTCTGTCTCTTGTAGATGGTAAGATTATGACTGGAGGATCTCGTGCTCGAAAAACGGATGCCGACAAGGATCGCACGAGCCTttaacgaattttattttataatatgaaaggAATGCAAGAGAACACATATGACTTATCTCGACGCGAGTTATATCTCGATGAGAAACTTAACTTATAGGCTGTATTTAGCTATATTGCAATGAAGAGACTGTTGCAAGACATTTACAGGGTGTCTTTAATAATATGCTCAAATGTATCGTTGCTGTAAATTGGGATTAATTTGGCGTTGCTTTTGCAGGAAGATAAGatgaatcattttatatattctttgctaaattcgatatttttggatgtttaatataatttattattgataatgtaatatattgtaaagagaaatattttcttttacattcatcattaaataagtaagattaattttttacaatagtcAAAATAGTCCCACTTTATagtatataagattataaatgatCTGATTGCATATTCTTTGTCTTTccctttttataaaaaaaaaaattattaaggatCTTGTCCGTTAAGTAAGCATGAATTCAATTAATGTACCTGCAAAGTAATTGTGACTTTACTGTTACATCTACTTAACGGTGACAAGCTAGTGAGCACTGaacaatttagatttttatatctcttttacaggcaacttttgagaaaaatttgtaatgaaagatatatatttttgaaatactaTACAtaggatatataaaatatgtacaattacattaacaattaaaatcatcaatgttgaaaaaagaaagtagTGTCGACTTTACGACAGTTACtatagaaatatctttttaatgaataatgaatataatggtTGAGTCATATATTGTTAACATTATCATGTATgcctgttatttttataaatgttttcctAGCTGCAATAgagattgaataatttattaatgtcattCACGActaatgcaatattatgtcATATCTCTATGACGATGAtttgttatcaaaattatataatgaaatgttaTAAGGTATTGTGAGGAagaagtgataaaaaattatatcttaatgattgatatttgtgtataacaaaaaaaaaagacgaaaattgtaaatacaaatgtgtataaaattttttaaataaattatttaatatttggctcataaaaatattgcaatcgcGTCTGTGTGAATCGATGATAAAGCTAgtgaaaatatacattgtacaTACTAGGATAGTTTTAAACGACACGAATGAACATATGTGCCTTACATCTTGcctgagaataataattaataaaaaaattattattatttatacatctgTATACTAGTATTTTGtgtacttaatttttataaaataaattatatttgaaagagagagatcttAAAGATGTGTGTAATGTGTATGATGAAAGCTTTGCTGTGTACTTTGTGAATTTAGGATAACTATATAATCGTGGTTAATAAATgtgatactaaaaaaaatataattagataatatattgaatgatGGATAGCATGTAATTAGATAACTGTAACgtgtgaaaataattcaacattgacgagattattattcaaaatttgcagatgaatattattagtctcttttattacaagagatttttaattattatacaggatgttttGTGACAGATCAATGAAACTTTTTAAGATCTTATAGGATATTGAATTTGTAGCAAAAAGTTCCCATAGATATAAATCTGGAAatgtttcgttaaaaaaaattatagctaaTTAACTCTCCGTAAATAATTAGTTgtggtaaaaatttaataagaatatttttatgtttgcacTTGTAATGTTTGCACTGCAAATGTAGTGCTTACACAAAGATCATCAAAAGGTGGTTTTTTCAAGTTCATTCACGTTGTTTtgatcttattttcttttaatccctttattagaattaaattgaaataaatgcaattggTGTAATTTAGTTTGTcatttataactattatatttaattcgttacttctttcaaataaatgaaggattttgaaattatttttaaaaatcgtcaaaaaaaacataatttctcaaagtttattagctataactttttaatgaagcGTTTCTGGCCCTATGTTTATGAACTTGTTTGTTTCAaatcaatttcctataagatcctAAAGTTTCATTGACTTGACCtgatacaccctgtatattgaATGTATCTAATTCTAACGTGATCCTATGACTTGCATGATTTGCTCATGAAATTATGCGTTATTCATTAGTTTTCAGGATGTGATGATTCCATCATACTTTTGAATCGAAAGATGCCGCCATCACTTTCGAGAGCATCACTTCCGAAATCTGTTAAAACAGCCCGATAGAGTGCGTTCCGTGCAATCGATGGTTCCGTTGCGTGGATTTTAAAAAGTCGTGTATAACCGTAAAACGTGTTTGCCCGATAAATAACGTCGTATAActtacaaattatacatacaataatcaCAGAGAGTATTATCCTCTACGCGGACTGTAATGTTCGAACACTGGATCACAAGATAACCTgaggtatatacatatatatatattaatcgaatacGCGAGTAGAACGCAAATATACAATGATacgttttattcaatattctcCCTCCCCTCGAAATATTTGAATCGGCATACacagagtttttttttatcgtcctTTGGATATTGTAAATACCGGAGGATTCTCAACCGGTCGAGGAGGACGAATCGGAGAATGTGCGATTTGATAGATTTAAACAGTCCGGACGCAAAGGGATCACTGGATCCAACGAAACTGGCATCGCCTTTGATACCGGCGCCCAAAAGTGTCGAATCGAATGGCGAGATAAACTCGTTGATGATAACAGAGAAACGAAGAGAGAGCGATGGTAACAATCCATTTGATAGGGTGTTGCATGAGACTGTCGAATATGCCACCAAGAAAGATGATCCTTTTGAAATGATGTTACAACGGGCTCTAAAGTCCAAGAGGAAAGGAAACATAGACCTGAGAGCGCGATCCGTGAACTTTGCAGATGATTTTACTCCAAAAAGTAAGAAGAGGTACTTGAAGACGAGAAACAAGACGTTGGATGGATCTTTGCTCGAAAATAAATTGGATGTATCCAATGGAGACAATAAGGTGGAAATGAGGAAAGAAACTGACAGTtttaatatgagaaatattgaTGTCTGTGATAATAACATGATAATTGAGCCTTTATCTTATAAAGATAACGATGAAAGTATCTCCATGCCTaaacaaagtaataaaatagttgttAATCCAGAGTCGCTGGAGTTGTCGATTTTAAATCAGTCTGCAATGAATGATACGTTATTAGAAACAGTTCCTAAATTTCAAAAGGATGATAATATACCATTTTTCCTAGAAAAAGATACATTGttcaaagaatttattctcCTTCCAAATAACAATCTTAAGCGTTCCTTGTCGCAAGGAACTGGAAGGTCACCaacattatcatatttaaataggaGATCGCAATCTGTAACAAATGATGAGaagaaaatttcacaaaatgattataatattgccCCATCTTTTCTAGATAAAGGTTTTTTTGAGAGCAGATGTAATGAGCAGTCTGTATTTTCTACTTTATCAAATGTCTCATCtatagcaaaattaaattctatttcatCAATATCATCGTCAGTATTGTCAGTTGATACTATGAATCATGCTTTCTTGGATAGTAATTCATTAAAAGCAAGtcaagaaaagataaatacatCTGATAATTCTGTGGAAATGAAGTCAAAACAGTACAACTTCTCAGATCTAGCAGAAagacttgaaaaattaaaatgtgctATGAATGGGACGattaatatctcaaataaaatagatgCTGAATCTGATtt
This portion of the Cataglyphis hispanica isolate Lineage 1 chromosome 10, ULB_Chis1_1.0, whole genome shotgun sequence genome encodes:
- the LOC126852527 gene encoding interference hedgehog-like isoform X3 → MTSIFPLCGIIVILLYGPIGSVCGERQELGMSFTRHPQPLAAPLNDDVNFECSLNLAAERFAWHHRPLNSNKWIPLSHPTNSSGKTSRHVVNFDNESKTGDYRCIAFFGTSGLASDPAKLTLATIQTFSDKNDIFLQVAEGNTIPITCPVPYSEPEAIVQFYKNNEIVVNANMVNSKTMVIDNVGFSNSGSYHCTVSNYITQQTFTSNYKTFVTVHTNTTFQAPYFIKQPQTEYIVPRGKNITLECFAAGYPVPRITWSRLGSSLPLKSIQSFSGLTIVHVQPSDRGEYDCGWSNEIRQIKSVIILRVVEPPKVTRQPKAFTFSEGGELELSCSVTGEPEPSIEWLINGKSLVSNKNQEIRGSTLLISEVEKKHAGIVQCVASNEYGSHSGYNLLQVNPKQHVLGGTTESRPDYGTMSRHKHTRGGGRRRNKEGKKKGTVILIPPNQPNVTRLSDVSVMVRWSVPENNGLPIQFFKVQYRELGPKMNGKQTKWMTANSEIPNHVRSFEVTDLQPDHTYRFRIAAVYSNNDNKLSTNSVRFHLNRDTGIESNRMPIPLLTNTEALGPHQVLLVWQNPDKSAKIDGFYIYHRASTTAGEYLKTTVEGKDAYNMTISHLQSETVYEFKIQSFSVDAASEFSHILRQKTGKSIEEHPVQQVIAENKLRPSESNKNVSIQIIIGGVFGGAVILVALAFVAGCLYKRAKYKQNQESQSEGKSITNGRVMNGGVTDSKINITSNPLAGLDASEDIIQPKF
- the LOC126852527 gene encoding interference hedgehog-like isoform X4, producing MTSIFPLCGIIVILLYGPIGSVCGERQELGMSFTRHPQPLAAPLNDDVNFECSLNLAAERFAWHHRPLNSNKWIPLSHPTNSSGKTSRHVVNFDNESKTGDYRCIAFFGTSGLASDPAKLTLATIQTFSDKNDIFLQVAEGNTIPITCPVPYSEPEAIVQFYKNNEIVVNANMVNSKTMVIDNVGFSNSGSYHCTVSNYITQQTFTSNYKTFVTVHTNTTFQAPYFIKQPQTEYIVPRGKNITLECFAAGYPVPRITWSRLGSSLPLKSIQSFSGLTIVHVQPSDRGEYDCGWSNEIRQIKSVIILRVVEPPKVTRQPKAFTFSEGGELELSCSVTGEPEPSIEWLINGKSLVSNKNQEIRGSTLLISEVEKKHAGIVQCVASNEYGSHSGYNLLQVNPKQHVLGGTTESRPDYGTMSRHKHTRGGGRRRNKEGKKKGTVILIPPNQPNVTRLSDVSVMVRWSVPENNGLPIQFFKVQYRELGPKMNGKQTKWMTANSEIPNHVRSFEVTDLQPDHTYRFRIAAVYSNNDNKLSTNSVRFHLNRDTGIESNRMPIPLLTNTEALGPHQVLLVWQNPDKSAKIDGFYIYHRASTTAGEYLKTTVEGKDAYNMTISHLQSETVYEFKIQSFSVDAASEFSHILRQKTGKSIEEHPVQQVIAENKLRPSESNKNVSIQIIIGGVFGGAVILVALAFVAGCLYKRAKYKQNQESQSEGKSITNGRVMNGGVTDSKINITSNPLAGLDASEDIIQPKI